The region GACGTTGAAGACACCCGCCGGCAGCCCCGCCCGCTGCGCCAGTTCGGCGAACAGGAGCGCCGTCAGGCTGGTGTATTCGGCCGGCTTCAGCACCACCGTGTTGCCCGTGGCCAGGGCCGGAGCGAGCTTCCAGGCCAGCATCAAAAGGGGGAAATTCCAGGGGATGATCTGGCCCGCCACACCCAGCGCCTGGTGGCCGGGAAATTCGTCCTCCAACAACTGGGCCCAACCGGCATGGTGATAGAAATGGCGCGCCACCAGGGGCACGTCGATGTCGCGGCTTTCACGGATCGGCTTGCCGTTGTCCAGCGTCTCCAGCACCGCCAGCAACCGGGCCTGGCGCTGCACCATGCGGGCCAGGGCATAAAGCGGCCGGGCCCGGCCGGCACCCGGCTTGGCCCAGGCCGGCTGCGTCGCCCGGGCGGCCGCCACGGCGCGCTCCACATCAGCCGCCGTGGCCTGGCTGATCTCGGCGAGTTTCTCGCCGTTGGCGGGGTTCAGGCTTGCGAAAGTCGCGCCGGGTTCGCCGAAATTACCGTCGATGAAAGAGCCGAAGCGGCGCCCGTGGCGCTCGAGCCAGGCCTCGGCCTCCTTCGTGCCCTCGGGGGCGGGGCCGTAGTCCATGCTTTGCATGATTTCGGCAACGCTCATGCTTAACCCATGGGATGGCGGTGGCTGGCGGAGTAGGCGCCGGAAAGGTGGTGCTCGAGCTGGCGTTCGATGTCGCCCAGCAACCCCGAAGCACCGATGCGGAAGAGTTCAGGCTCGAGCCAGGGCCGGCCCAGTTCCTCGCGCATCATGATCTGGTAGGCCAGTACGCTTTTGGCCGTGCCGATGCCGCCGGCCGGCTTGAAGCCGATGCGTTGGCCGGTTTCCGCGCCAAAGGCGCGGATCTGGCGCAGCATGACCAGCGACACGGGCAAGGTGGCGTTGGTACTTTCCTTGCCCGTCGAGGTCTTGATGAAGTCGGCCCCGGCCATCATCGCCACCCAACTCGCCCGGGCCACCAGGCGTAGCGTGCCCAGGTCGCCGGTACCCAGGATGGCCTTGAGATGGGCCGGCCCGGCGGCCTCGCGAAAAGCCCGAACCTCGTCGTAAAGCGCCGTCCAGTTGCCGCCCAGCACATGACCGCGGTTGATGACGATGTCGATCTCGGCCGCTCCGGCCGCCACCGAGGCATCGACTTCGGCGATGCGGCCGGAAAGGGAAGAAAGCCCTGCCGGAAAGCCCGCCGAGACGGCGGCCACGGGAATGCCGCTGCCGGCCAGAGCCGCCACGGCCGCCGGCACCATTTCATGGTAGACGCAGACGGCGCCGACGCTGAGGCCCAGGTTGGCCACGCCGAGCGCTTCCAAGAGGTCTCGGCGCAGGGGCTGACGGGCCTTGGCGCAAAGTCGTTCGACCCGTCCCGGGGTGTCGTCGCCGGCCAGCGTGGTCAGGTCGATGCACGAAATCGCCTTGAGCAGCCAAGCCGCCTGGTGG is a window of Alphaproteobacteria bacterium DNA encoding:
- the deoC gene encoding deoxyribose-phosphate aldolase, whose amino-acid sequence is MTKLNQSSVQALHQPARNPGTPLDTGRLRALRVNTSAVERRAATLTTRRSLKKDHQAAWLLKAISCIDLTTLAGDDTPGRVERLCAKARQPLRRDLLEALGVANLGLSVGAVCVYHEMVPAAVAALAGSGIPVAAVSAGFPAGLSSLSGRIAEVDASVAAGAAEIDIVINRGHVLGGNWTALYDEVRAFREAAGPAHLKAILGTGDLGTLRLVARASWVAMMAGADFIKTSTGKESTNATLPVSLVMLRQIRAFGAETGQRIGFKPAGGIGTAKSVLAYQIMMREELGRPWLEPELFRIGASGLLGDIERQLEHHLSGAYSASHRHPMG